In Trifolium pratense cultivar HEN17-A07 linkage group LG7, ARS_RC_1.1, whole genome shotgun sequence, a genomic segment contains:
- the LOC123896346 gene encoding uncharacterized protein LOC123896346, translating to MLQQPFSSSSSSLSGFRYKPFSPFYPLQIKSISFNFNSNHLTSPLIIHHHHHYPSPCSLHFTTNTSDSSTSFAVSYLINTLDFTPAFASKLCSTYNIRFKTAQNPDFVLNFLRNNGFSETQLRYIIPKAPWLLSCDPFTRVIPKFEFFLSKGASKSDIVKLVCSHPTVLAPSLENHIVPTYELLYRLLQSDKETIGVIIHNPYLLANFRVPHNITLLVENGVKDSAIRRMLLRTYSRALDAKKTYMLKLVKELKDLGFNPSGATFGVALEAKQTVNKRLWKEKVDAFKKWGWSDEDVIEAFRRKPHCMLTSIDKINLVMSFWVDQLGWDARALAKGPAVLSNSLEKRIIPRASVVQFLRKKGLWKKTASLTSPIIVTEKLFLDTYINRYKEESSYLLKMYEEKLNLAYTTDKSCIR from the coding sequence ATGTTACAACAACCCttctcatcttcatcttcttccttatcAGGTTTCAGATACAAACCCTTTTCTCCATTTTATCCacttcaaatcaaatcaatatcTTTTAATTTCAATAGTAACCACTTAACTTCCCCTCTTATcatccatcatcatcatcactaccCATCACCATGTTCTCTTCATTTCACCACCAACACTTCTGATTCATCAACCTCTTTTGCAGTCTCTTACCTCATCAACACTCTTGACTTCACCCCAGCATTTGCTTCCAAACTCTGCTCCACTTACAATATTCGTTTCAAGACTGCTCAAAACCCTGATTTTGTCCTCAACTTTTTAAGAAACAATGGTTTCTCAGAAACCCAATTACGTTATATCATTCCCAAGGCACCATGGCTTCTTTCATGCGACCCCTTCACAAGGGTCATtccaaagtttgaattttttctatcCAAAGGTGCATCTAAATCTGACATTGTTAAACTTGTCTGTAGTCACCCAACGGTCCTGGCTCCAAGTTTAGAGAATCATATAGTCCCAACATATGAATTGTTGTATAGATTATTGCAATCAGACAAGGAAACTATTGGTGTTATAATTCATAATCCATATTTACTTGCTAACTTTCGTGTGCCACATAACATCACATTGTTGGTTGAGAATGGAGTGAAGGACTCAGCCATTAGAAGAATGTTGCTTCGGACTTATTCTCGGGCATTGGATGCAAAGAAAACTTACATGCTGAAGTTGGTGAAGGAATTGAAGGATTTGGGTTTTAATCCTTCAGGAGCAACCTTTGGTGTAGCATTGGAAGCGAAACAAACGGTAAACAAAAGATTGTGGAAAGAGAAAGTTGATGCCTTTAAGAAATGGGGGTGGTCTGATGAAGATGTTATAGAGGCATTTAGAAGGAAGCCTCATTGTATGTTAACATCcattgataaaattaatttagtgATGAGTTTTTGGGTCGATCAGTTGGGTTGGGATGCGCGTGCCCTTGCAAAAGGACCGGCagttttgtcaaatagtttGGAGAAAAGGATCATTCCAAGGGCCTCAGTAGTGCAATTTCTGCGGAAAAAAGGTTTGTGGAAAAAGACTGCAAGCTTAACTTCTCCAATTATTGTAACTGAGAAGTTGTTTCTTGATACGTATATAAATCGTTATAAGGAGGAGTCTTCTTATCTATTAAAAATGTATGAGGAAAAACTCAATCTTGCATACACTACGGACAAAAGTTGCATTCGATGA
- the LOC123899584 gene encoding putative F-box/LRR-repeat protein 23 — translation MNPLPPPSSATSSSNSKAVIDSGERNWLDLPRDAILSIFRKLDTIDTLFRVHNVCKTWRKISEDPFLYRTIDMSNSGVPDYTLDLKTLCHRAIDYSCGHMIDINIESFGTDDLLHHVADSASHLRRLRLASCWGLSDEALCEVAEKFPHLEEIDITICNLSDRTLGAIGQCCPQLKTCKFNSEVYRLPHIESNDEAFAIAKTMPELRHLQLVGNKMTNDGLLAILDGCPLLESLDMRRCFNVNLVGNLGKRCQEQIKCLRLPCDATDDCPFETECDDGSGGEDYSDGILDIDMLSDDDYAVYPYGYDEFSDAEFSDDNPYDDF, via the exons ATGAACCCGTTACCACCACCATCTTCTGCTACTTCCTCGTCGAATTCCAAAGCTGTAATCGATTCCGGAGAACGAAACTGGCTGGATCTTCCACGCGATGCAATATTATCGATTTTCCGGAAGCTTGACACAATCGATACTCTCTTTCGAGTTCACAATGTTTGCAAGACATGGCGAAAAATCTCTGAGGATCCTTTCCTCTATCGCACCATCGATATGTCCAATTCAGGTGTACCTGACTACACCTTGGATTTAAAGACTCTATGCCACCGCGCCATTGATTACAGTTGCGGCCACATGATTGATATCAACATCGAGTCTTTTGGTACCGATGATCTTCTCCACCATGTCGCCGATTC TGCAAGCCATTTACGGCGCCTTCGTCTTGCAAGTTGCTGGGGCCTATCAGATGAAGCATTGTGTGAAGTTGCTGAAAAGTTTCCTCACTTAGAGGAAATTGATATAACAATTTGTAACTTATCTGATCGTACTTTGGGAGCCATTGGTCAATGTTGCCCACAATTGAAAACCTGTAAATTCAACAGTGAAGTTTACAGACTTCCGCACATTGAAAGTAACGATGAGGCATTTGCTATTGCGAAAACCATGCCTGAGTTACGCCATCTCCAGCTTGTAGGAAATAAGATGACTAATGATGGTTTGCTTGCTATTCTCGATGGCTGTCCTCTCCTTGAATCTCTTGACATGCGTCGGTGTTTCAATGTTAATTTGGTAGGAAATTTGGGGAAGAGGTGTCAAGAACAAATTAAGTGTTTACGGCTTCCATGTGATGCCACCGATGACTGTCCATTTGAAACTGAATGTGATGATGGATCAGGCGGTGAAGATTACTCAGATGGGATCTTGGACATAGATATGTTGTCTGATGATGATTATGCTGTTTATCCTTATGGATATGATGAATTCTCGGACGCTGAATTTTCTGATGATAACCCTTATGATGACTTTTGA
- the LOC123899140 gene encoding F-box protein SKIP19-like: MDTLPPPPPPPPPPPIFQSNWKALIKSRKRNWLDLPRDVVLTIFRKLGTIDTLHRAHNVCTTWRNISKDPFLYHTIDMPNIGTDLSMDWYLELLCNRAVDYSSGQVTDINIEHFGTDDVLNHIADSVSHLRRLRLVGCYGVTDEGLCEVAEKFPHLEELDITISSLSDTPLQAIGRHCHQLKTFKFNIEGFRHPHMEYDDEAFAIAKTMPGLRHLQLFGNKMSNAGLLAILDGCPLLESLDIRQCFNLNLVGSLGKRCKEQIKYLRRPYDATDDYPFQAEFHYGSPDEEYPDGISDIDFLSDDDFAYYEFSGGSEFSEYDGYEYDF; encoded by the exons ATGGACACATTaccacctccaccaccaccaccaccgccacCACCTATTTTCCAGTCGAATTGGAAAGCACTAATCAAATCCAGAAAACGAAACTGGCTGGATCTTCCACGAGATGTGGTATTAACCATTTTCCGAAAGCTCGGAACAATTGATACTCTCCATCGTGCTCACAATGTTTGCACTACGTGGCGCAATATCTCTAAGGATCCTTTCCTTTATCACACCATCGACATGCCTAATATTGGAACTGATCTTAGCATGGATTGGTATTTGGAGCTTTTATGCAATCGCGCCGTTGATTATAGCTCCGGTCAAGTAACTGATATCAACATTGAGCATTTTGGTACTGATGATGTTCTCAATCATATTGCTGATTC TGTAAGTCATTTGCGACGCCTCCGTCTGGTAGGTTGCTATGGCGTGACAGATGAGGGATTGTGTGAAGTTGCTGAGAAGTTTCCTCATTTAGAGGAACTTGATATAACAATCAGCAGCTTATCCGATACTCCTTTGCAAGCCATTGGCCGACATTGCCATCAATTGAAAACCTTTAAATTCAACATTGAAGGATTTAGACACCCACACATGGAATATGATGATGAGGCATTTGCTATTGCGAAAACCATGCCTGGGTTACGCCATCTCCAGCTTTTCGGAAACAAGATGAGTAATGCTGGTTTGCTTGCTATTCTCGATGGCTGTCCTCTCCTTGAATCTCTTGACATACGTCAGTGTTTCAATCTTAATTTGGTAGGAAGTCTGGGGAAGAGATGTAAAGAACAGATTAAGTATTTACGGCGACCATATGATGCCACTGATGACTATCCATTTCAAGCTGAATTTCACTATGGATCACCAGATGAAGAATATCCAGATGGGATCTCAGACATAGATTTTTTGTCTGACGATGATTTTGCCTATTATGAATTTTCAGGTGGGAGTGAATTTTCTGAATATGATGGTTACGAGTATGACTTTTGA